Proteins encoded in a region of the Misgurnus anguillicaudatus chromosome 9, ASM2758022v2, whole genome shotgun sequence genome:
- the endou2 gene encoding uridylate-specific endoribonuclease B, with protein sequence MIEADGELSAMVQELWDNDVNRLRPGIDYRISLQGKAGDLKDFGDDNDAAGLPLFTFVDENIFKKETFLAFISLLDNYESNTGEPEIVTPEEELENHKFLDSVIKTPTMKIAHRYLVEKHLSPENTTDFKQQLYRIWFELYARKGSSKPDSSGFEHVFVGETRGGHTVIGFHNWIQLYLQEKLGHIDYKGYSVKANSPQPDDSKHILALQFSWRDGIKPKGSIFIGVSPEFEFALYTLCFLTSPNERVKVSFNIYEVEIVCHHYNQKHIGTTYPVLLRYLNV encoded by the exons ATGATTGAAGCTGATGGAGAACTGTCAGCAATGGTTCAGGAACTCTGGGACAATGACGTCAATCGACTGAGACCTGGGATTGATTATCGTATTTCTCTGCAG GGCAAAGCGGGTGATCTGAAGGACTTCGGTGACGACAATGATGCAGCTGGCTTGCCTTTGTTTACATTTGTTGatgaaaacattttcaaaaaggaGACTTTCTTAG CCTTCATCTCACTCCTGGACAATTATGAAAGTAATACTGGTGAACCAGAGATTGTCACACCAGAAGAAGAACTAGAGAATCACAAGTTTCTGGATTCAGTTATAAAGACCCCAACAATGAAG ATTGCCCATAGATATCTAGTGGAGAAGCATCTTTCTCCAGAGAACACTACAGACTTTAAACAACAGCTGTATCGCATCTGGTTTGAGCTGTATGCTAGGAAAGGATCCAGTAA ACCTGACTCATCTGGTTTCGAGCATGTCTTCGTAGGAGAGACCAGAGGCGGTCATACTGTTATTGGCTTCCATAACTGGATTCAGTTGTACTTGCAAGAGAAACTTGGACACATTGACTACAAAGGATATAGTGTGAAGGCAAACTCCCCCCAG CCGGATGACAGCAAGCACATTTTGGCGCTCCAGTTTAGCTGGAGGGACGGAATTAAACCCAAAGGGAGCATTTTTATTGGTGTGAGCCCTGAATTTGAGTTCGCCTTGTACACTCTGTGTTTCCTCACATCCCCGAATGAGCGCGTGAAAGTCTCCTTCAACATCTATGAGGTGGAGATTGTCTGTCATCACTACAATCAGAAGCACATAGGCACCACCTATCCTGTCCTTCTGAGATACCTCAACGTATAA